From one Pseudomonas sp. S35 genomic stretch:
- the lptF gene encoding LPS export ABC transporter permease LptF, protein MIVFRYLSREVLLTLSAVSAVLLVIIMSGRFVKYLAQAASGALDPGSLFLIMGFRLPGFLQLILPLGLFLGILLAYGRLYLESEMTVLSATGMSQQRLLGMTMIPAAGVALIVAWLSLSLAPQGAMQFQLVLNKQDAMTEFDTLEPGRFQALNDGTRVTYTETLTEDRANLGGVFISEKRLGQDKKDRGISVLVADSGRQEVRPDGSRYLILENGYRYDGSPGQADYRAIKYDTYGVLLARPDVSGEVTDRDAIPTQELFGSKELRSIAELQWRISLPLLVFIVTLMAVPLSRVNPRQGRFLKLLPAILLYMAYLTILISARGSLEKGKLSPTLGLWWVHGIFLVIGLGLLYWEPIRLKMMSRRGQKELARG, encoded by the coding sequence TTGATCGTCTTCCGTTATTTGTCCCGCGAAGTCCTGTTGACCCTGAGTGCCGTGAGTGCGGTATTGCTGGTCATCATCATGAGTGGTCGTTTCGTCAAATACCTGGCCCAGGCTGCCTCCGGCGCCCTGGACCCGGGTTCGTTGTTCCTGATCATGGGCTTTCGCCTGCCGGGTTTCCTGCAATTGATCCTGCCGCTGGGCCTGTTCCTCGGGATCCTGCTGGCCTATGGCCGCTTGTACCTTGAAAGCGAAATGACCGTGCTCTCGGCCACCGGCATGAGCCAGCAGCGCCTGTTGGGCATGACGATGATCCCGGCGGCTGGCGTTGCGCTGATCGTTGCCTGGCTGAGCTTGAGCCTGGCGCCCCAGGGCGCCATGCAGTTTCAGTTGGTACTGAACAAGCAGGACGCGATGACCGAGTTCGACACTCTCGAACCCGGCCGTTTCCAGGCACTCAATGACGGTACCCGGGTGACCTACACCGAAACCCTCACCGAGGACCGTGCCAACCTGGGCGGGGTGTTCATCTCCGAGAAGCGTCTGGGCCAAGACAAGAAAGACCGTGGCATTTCCGTGCTGGTTGCCGATTCCGGGCGCCAGGAAGTGCGTCCGGACGGCAGCCGCTACTTGATCCTGGAAAATGGCTACCGCTATGACGGCAGCCCTGGCCAGGCCGATTACCGTGCCATCAAGTACGACACCTATGGCGTGTTGCTCGCCCGCCCGGACGTCAGCGGCGAAGTCACCGACCGCGATGCGATCCCCACGCAAGAGCTGTTCGGCAGCAAGGAGCTACGCTCCATCGCCGAGCTGCAATGGCGTATTTCCCTGCCGCTCTTGGTGTTTATCGTGACGCTGATGGCTGTGCCGTTGTCGCGCGTCAACCCGCGCCAGGGGCGCTTTCTCAAGCTGCTGCCGGCGATCCTGCTGTACATGGCCTACCTCACCATCCTGATTTCCGCCCGCGGTTCCCTGGAGAAAGGCAAGCTGTCGCCGACCCTGGGCCTGTGGTGGGTACACGGGATCTTCCTGGTGATCGGCCTGGGCCTGCTCTACTGGGAACCTATCCGTTTGAAAATGATGAGCCGTCGTGGCCAGAAGGAGTTGGCTCGTGGCTAA
- the lptG gene encoding LPS export ABC transporter permease LptG, with protein MAKLDRYIGSSVLIAILAVLGIILGLASLFAFIDEVGNVSDTYTVWDVMSYVALTAPRRLYDMMPMAALIGCLIGLGSLASNSELTIMRAAGVSIGRIVWAVMKPMLLLMLCSVLIGEYVAPPAETTAQANRALAQGSGDAQSSKHGLWHRQGDEFIHINAVQPGGLLIGVTRYTFDKERHMLSSSFAKRAQYSGEKWQLTDITTTHFRNVGQGTKASTEVINVPSEEWDIALKPQLLNTVVMIPESLPISGLWGYIHYLKDQGLNNGRYWLAFWVKVLQPVVTAALVLMAISFIFGPLRSVTLGQRVFTGVLVGFTFRIAQDLLGPSSLVFGFSPLFAVLVPTTICAVAGLWLLRRAG; from the coding sequence GTGGCTAAGCTCGATCGCTACATTGGTAGCAGCGTCCTGATCGCCATCCTGGCGGTCCTGGGCATCATCCTTGGTTTGGCTTCGCTGTTCGCCTTCATCGATGAAGTGGGCAACGTCAGCGACACCTACACCGTGTGGGACGTCATGAGCTACGTGGCGCTCACGGCCCCGCGCCGTCTCTACGACATGATGCCGATGGCTGCGCTGATCGGCTGCCTGATCGGCCTGGGTAGCCTGGCCAGCAACAGCGAACTGACCATCATGCGTGCCGCGGGCGTGTCCATCGGTCGTATCGTCTGGGCGGTGATGAAGCCAATGCTGCTGCTGATGCTGTGCAGCGTGCTGATCGGTGAATATGTCGCGCCGCCGGCCGAAACCACGGCCCAGGCCAATCGTGCCCTGGCCCAGGGGTCGGGCGACGCGCAAAGCTCCAAGCATGGCCTGTGGCACCGCCAGGGCGATGAATTCATCCACATCAACGCCGTGCAACCGGGCGGCCTGTTGATCGGTGTGACGCGCTACACCTTCGATAAAGAACGTCACATGCTGTCGTCCAGCTTCGCCAAACGTGCGCAGTACAGCGGCGAAAAGTGGCAACTGACTGATATCACTACCACGCACTTTCGCAATGTCGGCCAAGGCACCAAGGCCAGTACCGAAGTGATCAATGTGCCGAGTGAAGAGTGGGACATCGCCCTCAAGCCGCAATTGCTCAATACCGTGGTGATGATCCCCGAAAGCCTGCCGATCTCCGGGTTGTGGGGCTATATCCACTACCTCAAGGATCAGGGCCTGAACAACGGACGCTACTGGTTGGCGTTCTGGGTCAAGGTGCTGCAACCGGTGGTGACGGCTGCGCTGGTGCTGATGGCCATTTCGTTCATCTTCGGTCCGTTGCGCTCCGTGACCCTGGGCCAGCGGGTATTTACCGGTGTGCTGGTGGGCTTCACCTTCCGTATTGCCCAGGACCTGCTTGGCCCTTCCAGCCTGGTGTTCGGTTTCTCGCCGTTGTTTGCCGTGCTGGTGCCGACCACTATCTGCGCCGTGGCCGGGTTATGGCTGTTGCGTCGAGCCGGCTGA
- the lepA gene encoding translation elongation factor 4 encodes MSDLSHIRNFSIIAHIDHGKSTLADRFIQMCGGLAEREMEAQVLDSMDLERERGITIKAHSVTLYYTAKDGIKYQLNFIDTPGHVDFTYEVSRSLAACEGALLVVDAGQGVEAQSVANCYTAIEQGLEVMPVLNKIDLPQADPDRVKEEIEKIIGIDATDAVECSAKTGLGVDEVLERLVKTIPAPTGNYEDPLQALIIDSWFDNYLGVVSLVRVRHGRVKKGDKILVKSTGKIHLVDSVGVFNPKHTATTDLKAGEVGFIIAGIKDIHGAPVGDTLTLSSTPDVDVLPGFKRIQPQVYAGLFPVSSDDFEDFREALQKLTLNDSSLQYTPESSDALGFGFRCGFLGMLHMEIIQERLEREYDLDLITTAPTVIFELLLKTGETIYVDNPSKLPDLSSIEDMREPIVRANILVPQEHLGNVITLCIEKRGVQHDMLFLGTQVQVTYDLPMNEVVLDFFDRLKSTSRGYASLDYHFDRYQSANLVKLDVLINGDKVDALALIVHKDNAHYKGRQLTEKMKELIPRQMFDVAIQAAIGGQIIARTSVKALRKNVLAKCYGGDVSRKRKLLEKQKAGKKRMKQVGNVEIPQEAFLAVLRLDS; translated from the coding sequence GTGAGTGATTTGAGTCATATCCGCAATTTCTCCATCATCGCCCACATTGACCATGGTAAGTCGACGCTGGCCGATCGATTCATCCAGATGTGCGGCGGCCTTGCCGAGCGTGAAATGGAAGCCCAGGTACTGGACTCCATGGACCTCGAACGCGAGCGCGGGATCACCATCAAGGCCCACAGCGTTACCCTGTACTACACCGCCAAAGACGGTATCAAGTACCAGCTGAACTTCATTGACACCCCGGGCCACGTCGATTTCACCTACGAAGTCAGCCGTTCCCTGGCGGCCTGCGAAGGCGCGCTGCTGGTGGTGGACGCGGGTCAGGGCGTTGAAGCCCAGTCCGTGGCCAACTGCTACACCGCCATCGAGCAAGGCCTGGAAGTCATGCCGGTGCTGAACAAGATCGACCTGCCACAGGCCGATCCGGACCGCGTAAAAGAAGAAATCGAAAAAATCATCGGCATTGACGCCACCGACGCCGTCGAGTGCAGCGCCAAGACCGGCCTGGGCGTCGACGAAGTGCTCGAACGCCTGGTCAAGACCATTCCCGCGCCGACCGGCAACTACGAAGATCCGCTGCAAGCGTTGATCATCGACTCCTGGTTCGACAACTACCTGGGCGTTGTCTCCCTGGTACGCGTGCGCCACGGCCGTGTGAAGAAGGGCGACAAGATCCTGGTCAAGTCCACCGGCAAGATCCACCTGGTGGACAGCGTCGGTGTCTTCAACCCCAAGCACACCGCGACCACTGATCTGAAAGCCGGTGAAGTAGGTTTCATCATCGCCGGTATCAAGGACATTCACGGTGCGCCGGTCGGTGACACCCTGACCTTGAGCTCCACCCCCGACGTCGACGTGCTGCCGGGCTTCAAACGCATCCAGCCGCAGGTTTACGCCGGCCTGTTCCCGGTCAGCTCCGACGACTTCGAAGACTTCCGCGAAGCCCTGCAGAAGCTCACCCTCAACGACTCGTCGTTGCAGTACACCCCGGAAAGCTCCGACGCCCTGGGCTTCGGCTTCCGCTGCGGGTTCCTCGGCATGCTGCACATGGAGATCATCCAGGAGCGCCTTGAGCGCGAATACGACCTGGACCTGATCACCACCGCGCCAACGGTTATTTTTGAGCTGCTGCTCAAAACCGGTGAAACGATTTACGTCGACAACCCGTCCAAGCTCCCAGACCTGTCTTCCATCGAAGACATGCGCGAGCCGATCGTGCGCGCCAATATCCTGGTGCCGCAGGAACACCTGGGCAACGTCATTACCCTGTGTATCGAAAAGCGTGGCGTACAGCACGACATGCTGTTCCTCGGTACCCAGGTGCAAGTGACCTACGATTTGCCGATGAACGAAGTGGTCCTGGACTTCTTCGACCGTCTCAAATCCACCAGTCGCGGCTATGCTTCGCTGGATTACCATTTCGACCGTTACCAATCGGCTAATCTGGTGAAACTGGATGTGTTGATCAACGGCGACAAGGTCGATGCCCTGGCACTCATCGTGCACAAGGACAATGCGCACTACAAAGGTCGCCAGTTGACCGAGAAGATGAAAGAACTGATTCCGCGCCAGATGTTCGACGTCGCGATCCAGGCCGCCATTGGCGGGCAGATCATTGCACGGACCTCCGTCAAGGCTCTCAGAAAGAACGTACTGGCCAAATGCTACGGCGGTGACGTAAGCCGTAAGCGCAAGCTGCTTGAGAAGCAAAAGGCCGGTAAAAAACGCATGAAGCAAGTGGGCAACGTGGAAATTCCACAAGAAGCCTTCCTTGCGGTGCTCAGGTTGGATAGTTAG
- a CDS encoding leucyl aminopeptidase produces the protein MELVVKSVSPETLKTATLVVAIGEGRKLGVAAKQLDELSGGAISAVLKRGDLAGKVGQSLLLQSLPNLKADRVLLVGVGKDAELGDRPFRKIISGILSTLKGLGGGDATLALDEIVVKGRDSYGKTRLLAETLVDGGYIFDQFKSQKAEPRALKKITLLTIKAAQAEVQRAATHATAIANGMSFTRDLGNLPPNICHPTFLGEQAKALGKEFKGLKVEVLDEKKIKELGMGSFYAVGQGSDQPPRLIVMQYNGGKKSEKPYALVGKGITFDTGGISLKPGAGMDEMKYDMGGAASVFGTLRAVLELKLPINLVCILACAENMPSGGAARPGDIVTTMSGQTVEILNTDAEGRLVLCDALTYAERFKPQAVIDIATLTGACIVALGSHTSGLLGNSDELIEQLLSAGKAADDRAWQLPLFDEYQEQLDSPFADIANIGGPKAGTITAACFLSRFAKNFNWAHLDIAGTAWTSGGKDKGATGRPVPLLTQYLLDRAKA, from the coding sequence ATGGAATTGGTTGTAAAAAGCGTTAGCCCCGAAACGTTGAAAACCGCCACCCTCGTGGTCGCCATCGGCGAAGGCCGCAAGCTCGGCGTGGCCGCCAAGCAACTCGACGAACTCAGCGGCGGCGCCATCAGCGCGGTGCTCAAGCGTGGCGACCTGGCCGGCAAAGTCGGCCAGAGCCTGCTGCTGCAAAGCCTGCCCAACCTCAAGGCCGACCGCGTATTGCTGGTCGGCGTGGGCAAAGACGCCGAACTGGGCGACCGCCCGTTCCGCAAGATCATCAGCGGCATCCTCAGCACCCTCAAGGGCCTGGGCGGTGGCGATGCAACACTGGCCCTCGACGAAATCGTCGTCAAAGGCCGTGACAGCTACGGCAAGACCCGCCTGCTGGCCGAGACCCTGGTGGACGGCGGCTATATCTTCGACCAGTTCAAGAGCCAGAAAGCCGAACCCCGTGCCCTGAAGAAAATCACCCTGCTGACCATCAAGGCCGCGCAGGCTGAAGTGCAGCGCGCCGCAACCCACGCCACCGCGATTGCCAACGGCATGTCGTTTACCCGCGACCTGGGCAACCTGCCGCCGAACATTTGCCATCCGACCTTCCTGGGCGAGCAAGCCAAGGCACTGGGCAAAGAGTTCAAGGGCCTGAAAGTCGAAGTGCTGGACGAGAAAAAGATCAAGGAACTGGGCATGGGCTCGTTCTATGCCGTGGGCCAGGGCAGCGACCAGCCGCCACGCCTGATCGTGATGCAATACAACGGCGGCAAGAAGTCCGAGAAGCCTTACGCCCTGGTCGGCAAAGGCATCACCTTCGACACCGGCGGCATCAGCCTCAAGCCGGGCGCCGGCATGGACGAGATGAAGTACGACATGGGCGGCGCCGCCAGCGTGTTCGGCACCCTGCGTGCCGTGCTGGAGCTCAAGCTGCCGATCAACCTGGTGTGCATCCTGGCCTGCGCCGAGAACATGCCGAGCGGCGGCGCTGCCCGCCCAGGCGACATCGTCACCACCATGAGCGGCCAGACCGTCGAAATTCTCAACACCGACGCCGAAGGCCGCCTGGTGCTGTGCGATGCCCTGACCTACGCCGAGCGCTTCAAGCCGCAAGCCGTGATCGACATCGCGACCCTGACCGGTGCGTGCATCGTTGCACTGGGCTCCCATACGTCGGGCCTGCTGGGCAACAGCGACGAACTGATCGAGCAACTGCTCAGCGCCGGCAAGGCTGCCGACGACCGCGCCTGGCAACTGCCGCTGTTCGATGAGTACCAGGAACAGCTCGACAGCCCGTTCGCCGACATTGCCAACATCGGCGGCCCGAAAGCCGGCACCATCACGGCTGCCTGCTTCCTGTCGCGCTTTGCCAAGAACTTCAACTGGGCGCACCTGGACATCGCCGGCACCGCCTGGACCAGCGGTGGCAAGGACAAGGGCGCCACTGGCCGTCCGGTACCACTGCTGACCCAATACCTGCTGGACCGCGCCAAGGCCTGA